A portion of the Juglans microcarpa x Juglans regia isolate MS1-56 chromosome 1D, Jm3101_v1.0, whole genome shotgun sequence genome contains these proteins:
- the LOC121257422 gene encoding probable helicase senataxin, protein MTIQRLRGDQGADIKAEMSTKVKKQEFPGRSLIDLVLSWSINDVLNENLYEGQVKTIPLTFSSVPEYMKSLRIPLIKETHADLLASISTVSRAPICKIVSVQKSKNYKPPHDFFYSIMLPAVWQFKNHKETYEPQNGDLIAITDVKPESVEDLDRPNRSYVVAYVQWVREGGLLALSVLSSQPILVEEEKSKNKQTLYAVFLTNMTTNIRIWRALNAQLEGGNLNFLQEVLNPKSTDDAENPTINFSDEKCRTAFEDMRDRIVSSDLNLSQKAAVISCLVSRECNKKKNTINLIWGPPGTGKTKTVAFLLFSLLKMKCRVLICAPTNTAVLEVTRRLVKNVTESFEYVAYGLGDVVLYGNEQRMNITDHHDLLDVFLDNRIEILNKCLVPSGWKNGLQSMICLLKDPKKEYRRYLKEGKVKEEEEKKEKGMSENEGTSGNQGSNIQGQSSKGKKSMKFQKQVVQASNENQSKKTPKGMVPSKNEKKLKHEEKESGGCSSQVVNDNPLTFGEFLKGSFNRIVERLEFCIVNLCRHLPTSFISLEVVKNMAKALDVLKSLEALLRTASVDDKGVEQVFSQKLGGGLGHLEKLRLAISECLRILGSLPKEFSLPEKISNKNALKDFCLANARLIFCTVSSSIKLYREKMNPLELLVIDEAAQLKECESTIPLQLPGLRQVVLIGDERQLPAMVQSKVAENAEFGRSLFQRLVLLGHRRHLLNVQHRMHPSISLFPNREFYDRKILDGDNVKGKSHERRFLQGKMYGSYSFINVAHGKEELDNSQSQKNMVEAAVVYEIVSRLVKVNKKNKVKVGIISPYKAQVDTISKMVNKLSRGSNSNLSISVRSVDGFQGGEEDVIIISTVRSNVNGAVGFLSNRQRANVALTRARHCLWIVGNGVTLNNSGTVWTELVIDAKKRGCFYNADEDQSLAEAITAALVKQGQMGSLLNNDSLLFRKTRWKVSFSNDFVESMSRFKNAEVLSLLVKLANGWRQPHWKKKPFVHHGTSSSLLEQYKVNNGSLILVWTVDIVKQNAYYIQILKIWDILPLSKMSQLANHLDVLFGNYTVDMINCCKQKCFDRDLVVPMKSPIGSSSYPEANPVQSLLEPLSSLSLRGHSETSYPTYW, encoded by the exons ATGACTATACAGCGTTTGAGAGGAGACCAAGGAGCTGACATCAAGGCCGAGATGAGCACTAAGGTGAAGAAGCAAGAATTTCCGGGCAGAAGCTTAATCGACTTGGTACTCTCCTGGTCTATCAATGATGTCCTCAATGAAAATCTTTATGAAGGACAG GTGAAAACGATCCCACTGACATTCTCATCGGTCCCAGAATACATGAAGTCATTAAGGATTCCACTTATTAAGGAAACGCATGCTGACTTGTTGGCAAGCATTTCAACAGTGTCTCGAGCACCTATTTGTAAAATAGTTTCTGtccaaaaatcaaaaaattataaaccgCCCCATGACTTCTTTTACAGCATTATGCTACCAGCAGTGTGGCAATTCAAGAATCATAAAGAGACGTATGAGCCTCAGAATGGAGACCTCATTGCAATTACAGATGTAAAACCAGAATCTGTTGAGGATTTAGACAGACCCAACAGATCCTATGTTGTCGCTTATGTTCAATGGGTGAGAGAAGGAGGCCTACTTGCACTCTCAGTACTGTCCTCACAGCCCATCttggttgaagaagaaaagagcaaGAACAAACAAACTCTTTATGCCGTTTTCCTGACAAACATGACCACGAATATCCGCATTTGGAGAGCATTGAACGCTCAACTGGAAGGTGGGAACTTGAACTTCTTGCAAGAAGTGCTGAACCCTAAATCTACT GATGATGCTGAAAATCCAACTATCAACTTCTCTGATGAGAAATGTAGAACTGCCTTTGAAGATATGAGGGACAGAATCGTGTCTTCTGATTTAAATTTGTCCCAGAAAGCTGCAGTTATTAGCTGTTTGGTTTCTAGGGAATGCAATAAGAAGAAGAATACTATCAATCTAATATGGGGACCTCCGGGGACTGGGAAAACCAAGACGGTTGCTTTCTTACTGTTTTCTCTCCTTAAAATGAAATGCAGAGTGCTTATATGTGCCCCGACCAATACTGCAGTTTTGGAAGTGACTCGGCGGCTTGTGAAGAATGTTACAGAGTCCTTTGAATATGTTGCTTATGGACTTGGGGATGTAGTTTTATACGGAAATGAGCAGCGGATGAATATTACTGATCATCATGACCTTCTCGATGTATTCCTTGATAACCGAATTGAGATACTAAATAAATGCTTAGTTCCATCCGGTTGGAAAAATGGTTTACAATCAATGATTTGTTTGCTCAAGGACCCCAAAAAGGAATACCGTCGCTacttgaaagaaggaaaagtgaaagaagaggaggagaaaaaagagaaaggaatgTCTGAAAATGAGGGGACTAGTGGGAATCAAGGAAGTAATATCCAGGGTCAGTCCTCTAAGGGTAAGAAGAGCATGAAATTTCAGAAGCAAGTTGTTCAGGCCTCaaatgaaaaccaaagcaaGAAAACACCGAAAGGGATGGTGCCTTCtaagaatgaaaagaaactaAAGCATGAGGAGAAGGAAAGCGGGGGTTGTTCTTCACAAGTTGTGAATGACAATCCTTTGACGTTTGGGGAGTTTCTAAAGGGGAGTTTCAATCGCATTGTAGAGCGTCTGGAGTTTTGTATTGTAAATTTGTGTAGGCACTTACCAACTTCTTTTATTTCACTAGAAGTGGTAAAGAACATGGCAAAAGCTCTTGATGTTCTCAAGTCTCTCGAAGCTTTGCTGCGTACTGCTAGTGTTGATGACAAAGGAGTAGAACAAGTCTTCAGCCAAAAATTAGGAGGCGGTCTCGGTCACTTGGAAAAGTTGAGACTTGCGATCAGCGAGTGCCTTCGCATACTTGGATCACTTCCTAAAGAATTCTCTCTCCCGGAGAAGATTAGTAATAAGAATGCACTAAAAGATTTCTGCCTTGCAAATGCACGTCTGATTTTCTGCACTGTATCAAGCTCTATTAAATTGTACAGAGAAAAAATGAATCCTCTGGAACTATTAGTTATAGATGAAGCTGCTCAGCTCAAGGAATGTGAATCGACCATTCCTTTACAACTTCCCGGTCTCCGACAGGTAGTGCTTATTGGGGATGAGCGACAACTGCCTGCGATGGTTCAAAGCAAG GTTGCTGAGAACGCTGAATTTGGAAGAAGTTTGTTCCAAAGGCTGGTATTGCTAGGACACAGGAGACACCTTCTCAATGTGCAGCACAGGATGCATCCATCCATAAGCCTATTTCCGAATCGGGAGTTCTATGACCGTAAGATTTTGGATGGAGACAATGTCAAAGGAAAAAGCCACGAGAGGCGTTTCCTTCAGGGGAAGATGTACGGTTCGTACTCTTTCATAAATGTAGCACATGGAAAAGAGGAACTTGATAACAGCCAAAGCCAGAAAAATATGGTTGAGGCTGCTGTAGTGTATGAGATAGTTTCACGCCTTGTCAAAG TTAACAAGAAGAACAAGGTTAAGGTTGGTATCATCTCACCGTACAAGGCACAAGTGGATACAATCTCAAAGATGGTCAACAAATTAAGTAGAGGCTCTAATAGTAACTTATCCATTAGTGTTCGCTCTGTAGATGGGTTCCAGGGTGGTGAGGAGGATGTTATAATTATTTCCACTGTCAGAAGTAATGTGAATGGAGCAGTAGGTTTTCTTTCCAATCGTCAGAGAGCAAATGTGGCTCTAACACGTGCACG GCATTGCCTTTGGATAGTGGGAAATGGGGTGACTTTAAATAACAGCGGCACTGTTTGGACGGAACTAGTCATTGATGCAAAGAAAAGAGGGTGTTTCTATAATGCCGATGAAGACCAGAGCTTGGCTGAGGCTATTACAGCTGCCTTGGTTAAGCAGGGCCAAATGGGGAGTTTACTCAACAATGACTCTTTGCTGTTCAGAAAAACTAGATGGAAG gtcTCCTTCAGCAATGATTTTGTGGAATCTATGTCTAGATTTAAAAACGCTGAGGTGCTTTCTTTATTGGTGAAACTTGCAAATGGTTGGCGTCAGCCTCATTGGAAGAAAAAACCCTTTGTTCATCATGGAACTTCTTCTTCACTATTAGAGCAGTACAAGGTCAATAATGGGTCACTGATTCTTGTTTGGACTGTAGACATTGTCAAGCAAAACGCATATTACATTCAGATTTT
- the LOC121247431 gene encoding auxin-responsive protein SAUR22-like, with product MKSGPAGKMKQYRLCRGSNWPKNIHWLMPWSWSPVPNYQKRPAKKLIIRENSCAMKESLLAGDHQLSDGRSTSTTTGVQVIPKGFLAVYVGTTELRRCVIPTSYLSMPDFRILMEKAADEYGYEQEGGLRLPCEEEDFKKILLKC from the coding sequence ATGAAGTCCGGGCCGGCCGGCAAGATGAAGCAGTACCGGTTATGTCGAGGTTCCAACTGGCCGAAGAACATTCATTGGCTAATGCCATGGTCGTGGTCTCCAGTACCTAATTACCAGAAACGTCCAGCGAAGAAGCTAATTATTAGAGAAAACTCATGTGCCATGAAGGAGTCATTGCTTGCCGGAGATCATCAGCTGTCCGATGGCAGGAGTACTAGTACCACTACTGGAGTGCAAGTAATTCCTAAGGGGTTCTTGGCAGTGTATGTTGGGACGACAGAGCTTAGGAGGTGTGTGATTCCAACGAGCTACTTGTCGATGCCGGATTTTAGGATTTTAATGGAGAAGGCGGCTGATGAATATGGGTATGAGCAAGAGGGAGGGCTTAGACTTCCTTGTGAGGAAGAAGATTTTAAGAAGATATTATTGAAATGTTAG